The DNA region CCACACCTCTGCGTTCGGCGGAAGGTGGACCACGAGGTGGAAGTCGCCGTCCTCGATGGTCGTCTTCTCGATGTAGCCGCCCTGCGAGGCCAGCGTCGAGAAGATCGGCGGCTTCGTAAGGTGGAGTTCGAACTGCGCGGAGCCGAGGCCCTCGCGGATTATCTTGAAGCTCTCGAAGTGGGGGACCTGCTCGACGAAGTCCGGGAACGAGTCGAGTTCCGCTTCGGCGACGGTCCCGTACGCGAGGTACGAGTCGTCGCCGATGGGGATCACGCGGTCGAAGGTGATGGAACTATCCGGAATTTCGGAGACGCCGATCTGCTGTAACATCTTCTCGACTCGGAATCGGACTTCGGTGACGTCGTCGCTCATCAGGGCCTCCTTCCGGTCGAGCGCGGCCACGGCGTGGCCGATAATCTCGCCGAGTTGGCGTATCACCGCGTACTCCTCTCCCTCGAAGGCATACGGCCGCACGGCGTACACGTTCAACACACCGTACAGGAGGTTTTCGTGGGCAATGGGAACCGCCGCAGACGACTCGAAGCCGTATTCGAGGGCGTGCTCTCGCCAGTACTCGTAGTCGGGGTTCGTGGTGATCTGCTGGGCGACCTGCACCTCCTGAGTCCGAATCGCCTTTCCCGTCGGTCCGTTGGCCGTCTCGCTCTCGTCGGCGGTGATGGTGACATCGTCGAGGTAGCCCTCGACGCCGGCTTTGGCCCGCACGGTGACCTCCTGGCTGTTCCGATCGAGGGCGCCGATCCAAGCGAACCGATACGACTCGGAGGCGGCGAGACGGTCGCAGACCGACTGCTCGATCTCGTCGCGGGTCGACTGCTGAACCAGCGCCTCGTTGATATCGCGGACGATGGCGTTGAGGTTGTTCAGCGCCGCGAGCTGTTCGCGCTGGTGGGCCAACCGTCGCTCGCGGCTCTGTCGCTCTATCGCGTAGCGAAGCGACCGCTGCAGGAGCGCGCTCGTCAGTTCGTCCTTGACGAGGTACTCCTGTGCGCCCTGCTCGACCGCCTGCAGACCGACCGCCTCGTCCTTCAGGCCGGTCAGAACGACGATGGGCGTGTGCGTCGCGTGTTCGAGCACCGTTTCGAGCGTTTCGAGCCCTTGGCTCTCCGGCAGGCCGAGGTCCAGCAACACGACGTCGACATCGCGGCTATCCAGCAGTTCGAGTCCCGCCGTGAGGCAGTCTGCGTGTCGAAGCGACGGGGCGCTACGCGCCTCGCTCGCGCCGTCCTGCACCGCGGCGCCGATCGGCTCTCGGAGGTACTCGTTGATGAGTCTCACGTCGCCCGGCTTGTCCTCGATCAGGAGGATGTCGAGTTCGTCCCCGGACATCAGCGTACGTTACACGACGGAAGCCGGACAATCGAGAGCCAAAACGAGTTGAATGACTGTATCGTCTCGATGAACTCCATCGGGTTGACCGGTTTCGTCAGGTAGGCGTTCGCGTGTAGTTCGTAGGACTTCGCTACGTCGGACTCCGCCTCCGAACTCGTCAGGACGATGACTGGAAGCTTCGAGAGGTCGGCGTCGTTGCGAATCTCTTCGAGCACCTCGTCGCCGTTCTTCCGCGGGAGGTTGAGGTCTAAGAGGACGATGTCCGGACACGGCGCGTCGGCGTGCTCGCCGCGTTTGAAGAGGAAGTCGAGCGCTTCGACCCCGTCGGTGGCGACGTGGAGGGTGTTGTCTATCTGACCCTCCCTGAACACCTCCTCGGTGAGGCGAACATCGCCCGGGTTGTCCTCGACGAGCAGGATTTTCGCCGGTCTTCCGGAGTCGGATCGGTTACTCATCGCGACTCTCCACCGTCTGTAGAGTAAACGAGAACGTCGACCCCTCGCCGGGTTCCATTCACCCAGATGTCGCCGTCGTGGCGTTCAACGATGCGTTCGACCAACGCGAGGCCGAGACCCGTCCCGTCGTGTCCGTTCTGGGTGTGGAGGCGCTGGAAGACTTCGAAGATGCGGTAGGTATCGTCGGGGTCGATGCCAATTCCCTCGTCACTAACCGAGATGACCCACTCACCTCCGTTTAGTTCGGCAGCGACGTTCACTCGTGGCGGTTTGTCCCCGCTGTATTTAATCGTGTTGTCCAACCGATTCTGGAACACCTGACGTAACTGCCGCTCGTCGCCCTCGACACCATTCGGAGCGGTTCCTGCAGGTCGTGAGAGGCGGCGTACGCAAACTGCTCTAAGCGCTCGTTCGACGCCTGTAGTTGCTCTATCGTCTCCCGGAGTTCGAGCCGCCGCGTTTTCGCCCGCGCGTCGTACATCCCGGCGATGAACCCGGCGACGCTGGCGAGCGCAGAGAGGATGAGAACGTTCTCGACGATGCTCGTGATGCCGGCGACGAGGGCTACGAAACTGAGCAGGCCGATCATCGCCCCGATACCGCCGAGACACCATCTGGCGACGGTCGAAAAGAGTTCAGGACAAATGGAGGTGCGTGGCAACCGGTAGCCGCCGTAGAGGAGGGCGAGGCCGGAACCGCCGACCAGAACGGCGACGACGACGTGCGTTCCGCGCGATGTGTCCTCGACGGCGACGAGCGGATATCCGGCGGCGAATGCGAGGTAGAGGGCGCCGAGGCCGACGACGATACGGCTCCAGTTCACCCGAGACGGAAACCGGTTCCGAATAGCCATTATTCGGATAGGAACGCAGTCGTTATTATTGGCGTTGTTCCGAGAAATAACCAACACATCCGCTCGAACCCAGACGATTCCCAGTCGCCGACCGGCTCGGGCACTCGTCGTGTGCGGGTTTTCCTGGAGCGCCATCGGCAGCTGGGTGAGTCGCCTCCTCGAAGCGCTCGACGAACACGACGGTGCCGAAACCTAATCCGCCGTAAACTGGCGTGAATTTTTATAGGTTGAAGACAATCAGTCTCCAATGCAGCTATCCGGGCCCGCGCGAGAGGGGCGACTCGCGCGCGAAACGGGAGGGAGAGACCGGGGGCAGTCGGAACTCATCGGGGTCGTCCTGTTGTTCGGGTTGGTCGTCGCCGGAACGGCGGCCGTCGTCGCGCTCGGCGGGGTCGCCATCGACGACGCGAAGGGCCAGTCGGAGTTCGACCGGGCCGAGCAGGTGATGACGCTGCTCGACTCGAAGGTGGCGACGGTCGCGCTCGGCGATTCGAGCGTCAAGACCGTCTCGCTGGGGCGGTCGAACGGCCTGTACCGCGTCGACGAATCGAGCGGTACTCTCCGCATCGTCCACCGGAACTACGATGGCGCGGGGAGTACGAAGACGCTGTACGACCAACCGCTCGGTGCCGTCGTCTACCGCGCCGACGGCGGCACCATCGCTTATCAGGGCGGGGGCGTCTGGTCCGCCCACGACGACGGTGGCGCGACGATGGTGTCGCCGCCGGAGTTCCACTACCGCGACGGGACGCTGACGCTGCCGGTCGTCCGAACGACGGGAGCGGCGGACACGTCCACGTCAGGCGGCCTGTCGAGCGCGCGTATCACCGGCGTCTCCCGCGGCGAGGCGGTGTACCCCGACCCGTCGGCGACGTACGACGAGAACGGGCAGGAGTACCGAAACCCCGTCGAGAACGGACGCGTCGTCGTCGAGGTTCAAAGCGACTACTACCGCGCGTGGGCGGGGTTCTTCCGAAGTCGAACGGAGGGAGAGGTCGACGAGTACGACAGCAATCAGACGGCGACGGTGGCGCTCGTCACCCTCGGGACGAACGGCGACTTCCAGATGCCCGCCGAGCGCGACGGCGTCAACGTGCGAGGGATGGCCGAGCACACGCTCGACGAGTTCGACATCACGCTGCGCCCCGACGACACCGACAGCGCGAACTTCAACAACCTCCAGTGGTCGCTCGCCGCGGAGGAGGGGCGACAGCAGTTCGAGGTTCACCTCAGAAAGGGCGGCGGGAGTGGCTGTGACATCGACGTGTCGTCGACCGTCTACTACTCCGACGACGGCGGCGACACCTACCACGGCTGGTACGCCGACGACGCGTTCACCACCCACTGCGAGGATATCGACGGCGACGGCGACGACGAGGTCGTACTGGACGCGAACCTCGTCGACGACGAGACGATGCTGAGCTACGAAAGTCTCTCGCAGAGCCAACTGCTTCACTTCAAGCCCGACACGCTCGAAGGCACCGCCACGTTCGACGAACACGGCGTCGACGACGGGACGTACGAACCCGGCGACGAACTGCCGCTCTCGACGCTCCTCGAACATTACTTCTCGCTGCTCGCGCCGTCGTTCGAGTTGACCGTCCACGACAAGAACTCCAACACCATCAGCGAGAGCGCCTCCAGCGGCCGCGTCGTTTACGAAGGTGACGACAACTACGTCACCTATCTGCAGGTCAGCGAGAGCGAAGTCGTCGTCGAACTCGACTGAGGCGGCGACGCGAAGAAAGAGGGAGACGGAGGCGGACGGACAGTACAGCGCGCCGTCTCACTCGAACTCCACGTTGAGATACGTCGCCGTCACGTAGACGCTGTCGACCGGGATATCTGAACACGTCACCGTCGACTCCGCCGCGCCGGTCAACTCGCAGTCGCGGTCGAGTTCCGCCTCGAAGTAGCGCGCCCAGACGGGCGCACGCTCCGTCGTCGTGTCGAGCGTGAGCGTCACCGTGGTGTCGGTCGCCTCCGGGAAGCGCTCCGTCTCGGCGTGTTCGGCGCGGACGAGCACCGTCGTCGACCCGCCGACGTTCGTCCGTCCGTCGCCGGGGTTCGTCAGAATCATCGGCACGACGAGCTCGCGCTCGTTGCCGGTCCCTCGGGAGACGAGGTCGGGTTCCCGAAGCATCACCGCCCCGCCGCCGGGGTCCGTGCGGATGACCGCGCCGTTCTCATAGACGAGTTCCGAGCCCGACCCGGTTCGGAACAGTATCGGCTGGTAGGATTTCTCCGGGTCGTCGACCGCATCCCGACTGGCGATGTCGACGCCGACGGAGTGCGACTGCCCCAACAGCAGTTGCGCGTCGGCGAGTTTGAGTTCGGTCGCTCGACTCGGCGCGTCCTCGTGGTGGATGTCCGCGAGGTTGTCGGCCATCACGTCGAAGGCGCGCTCGGCGTTCGTGAACCGCTCGGCGTCGCGAGCGTCCTGCAGACCCGAGAAGCCGGAGACGTAGACGACGCCGACCGTGCCGGTGATGAGTGCGAACACGAGGATGAAGCTCACCGTTTCGCTCACCGCCCGCGAACGGCGGCCGCGTCGCGACTCCAGCGCCGACGTGCGACGCTGCTCGCTCTGCGTCGGCGTCCGGTTGCGACGACGGTTACGCACTCTCGACCACCAACTCGGAACCGGTGTAGTCGATGCGCACGTCGCCGCCGTTGACGGACTCCGTGGCGACGGCCGTCCGCGTCACGAAGGCGACGGTGACCGCCACGTCGGGGCTCGACGTCGACAGCCGAATCGAGTCGGCTTCGCCGTCGTCGTCGCCGTCGACCACGTCGACGACGTAACTCGTCCCGACGACGCGCGAGGGGAGTCGCCGGTCGAGTCGCACCGTCCCCGACGGCGCGGAGGCCGCCAGCGCGTCCGCCGTTTCGAGGTCGGCGGCCAACTGTTGGCCGACCACGCGGAGTTCGTTTTCGAGCGTCCGGTCGCGCTGGTCCTCGACGAGTCCGCCGCCCGCGACCAGCAGGCCGGAGATGAGAATCCCCGTGATACCGAGCGCGAGGACGTACGACAACGTCGTCGATACTGCGCGGTCGGTTCGCGCCGGCGACCGCGAGTTCGGCGGCCACGGCGGCCGCGGCCGCCGCGGCGAGCCTCGGCTACGCATCGGGTTCACCCGGTGCGACCCGAATCGTCGTCTCGTAGTCGAGGTCCGACGAGTGGTACGTCAGCTCGACGGTCACCGCGTAGATGGCCTCCGTCGAGGAGGGGACCTCGCCGATGCTCCCGCCGCGGGCGACGAAGCGGTACGTGCCCTCGACGGCGTCGCCGTCGTCGTACGACACGTCGTAGGTCGCCGACTCCTCGAAGAACTCCAGCGCCGGACAGGGTTCGCCGCCGACGGTGGCTGACGTGAGGTCGACGGTGACGGAGTCGTCGGCGTCCGCGCCGTCGTACAGCGCACAGCGCTCGGTTCCCGACGGGGTGTCGACTTCGACGCGCAGGTCGTCGTCGCCGACCCGCAGGAGGCGAACCTCGTGGGTTTCGCTCCCGTCGTCGAACTCGGTGGCGAACGCGTCCTCGGAGTCCGAGGCGAGCGAGCCGATTCGGATCCGCTGCTCGAACGCGCGGAGGCCGTCGGCGTCCTCGACGACGGTCCAGTCGTCCGAACCGTCGTCGTCGAGGAACTGCCCCTCGGTCGACTGTTCGGCGGCCGTCCCGGAGTCGAGCGAGTCGTACGAGACGCGCACCGCCCGGCCGTTGCGAACGCTGTAGTTTCGAACCTGCGTTTCGAGTTCGGCGACGCCGCTCTCGACGGCGGACGGGTTTACCGCTTCGCGGTTGCGGTTCTCGTAGGCGACGAGTCCGGCGACGCCCGCCTCCACGTCGGCGCGCGTGTCGAGCGCCGCCGCGCCGCCCGCCGTGTCGGTGCTGCGCGTCGCGAGGTTCTCGGTGTAGATGGCGGAGTTGAGGATGAGCGAGAGCGCGACGAAGACGACGGCTAAAGCGAGCGCGCCGACGAGGAACAACTGCGCTCGCGAGACGCCGCCGTCCCGCCCTCCGCGTCGAAGGCGACTCACATCCGCCACACGACCACCTCCACTCTGAGGACGTTGTAGACGCCGCTGTCGCCGCCGTCGGCGTTCTCGGCGTAGAAGTTCGAGCCGTCGATCTCCGTCTCCGTCGGTTCGGCGACGCCGTCGTCGTCCTCGTCGTCGTACAGCACCGCGTCGTCGTAGAGGGTGACGAGCTGGGTCGCCGTCGCCGCGTTGTCGCTCGGTTCGCCCTGGTAGAAGAGCCGCTGTGTGCGCTCGTCGCCCGCGTCGGTGTGGTGGCGGACGTAGACGTTGGCGGCGACGCCCCGGTCGCCGAACGTCGACCGGAGCGTCCGACCGAACTCGGTCGGCGGGTAGTCGCCGGTGTAGTACGCCTCGTCTGTCGCGCCGCGGAACTCATCGTCGCCGTCGCCGTCGTCGTCGCCCCAGAACAGCAGCGTCCGTTCGAGTGACCCCGAGTCGACGGTCGTAGCGAGGACGCCCTCTGCGGTCGCCTGCTGTTGGTTCTCGATATGCTGGCTGGACGTACTCGCCGACAGCGGCGTCACCGCCGTCACCTGCAGCGCGAAGATGACGCTCGTGAGCAGAATCATCGCCGACAGCACCGCCTCGAGCGTGTGCGCCTGCCCGCGGTCACCCCGGCCGCGGTCGGTCCCGCGTCCGCGACTCGTTCCGGGGCTCACCAGACGCGCACCTCCAGGTGTCCCGCCTCACCGGCCATCGAGACGGCCCGCCACGCCACGACGACGGAACTGCTGTCCGCCGGCGGCGTCGGTCCGGCCTCGAATCGGTTCGCGGCGTCGCAGCCGTCCGCGTCGGCCTCGACGACGCGCCGTTCGTCGTCGTCCCAGCAGAGCCGGTCGACGCCGTCGCCGGTCCGGTCGCCGTCGAGCGTGACGTTGAGATGGACGCCGTCGGAGACGCCGACTCGGTCGTTGACGGTCGCTGCGCCGGGGTCGAAGCCGCAGTCGGGATCGCCCGTCACCGACGCGCCGAAGAACACCGCCGCGCACTCGCTGTCGACGCGGTACGGGGTGTCTGGGGCGCTCAGCGTCCCGCCGACCAGTTGCGAGGCCACTCGGTCGGCGACGACGGTGTCCTCCTGTCCACCGTCGGCGAACGGCGAGAGCATCGACGGGACGAACGCGACGACGAACGCGACGGCGAGCAGAAAGACGCCGGCACCGATGGCGAAGTCGATGGTCGTCTGCGCGCGGGCGTCTGCGCGCCCGATCGGTCTGTCGCGGCGGGCACGGCGGCCCGTGCGACGACTGCCGCGCCGACTCATCCCACCACCACCCACACCGCGAGCGCGATGGTCTGGAGGACGACGACGAACTTGACGCCGGAGACGATGTCGGCGTCGCGGATGTAGCCGCTGATGAACGCCGAGAGCACCGCCTGCAGCGTCACCGCGTGGAAGAACAGCACCGAGAGGACGTTGGTGTCGACGCCGCCGCCGAAGCTCATCCCGCCGGCGCTCGTCTCCCCGCCGCCCGTCAGCCCGGACATCACGTCGAGGAACTGCGTCTTCAGGATGGCCATCACCGCCAGCAGCGTGAGGTACGTCATGATGATGATGACGACCTGCATCCGCGCGCGGGACTTCCGCTCGCGGTCGATGTCGTCCTGATTCTCGGAGGCTTGCGCCGCCGTCGTCAGCACGTCCGTGATCTGACTCGACGCCTCCTGTGCCTTGGTGATGAGTTTGACCGTCCGCGCCAGTCGCGGGATGTGGTACTTGTTGTTGAACTCAACGAGCGCCTCCCGCAGACTCATCCCGTAGTGGACCTTCGCGTGCATCACGTCGAACTCGTCGGCAAGTTTGCCCGACGACGTGTCGGAGACCGTCTTGACCGATTCGAGCAGCGTCTGTCCCGTGTCGTTGGCGCTCGACAGCTTCCGGAGGTTGTCCGAGAGTTTGCCGATGACGGCGTTGCGCGAGTAGACGTTCCACGTGTGGAACACGGCGAGGGGGACGGCGACGATGTACGACGGCACGTACCACCAGACGAACGTCCCCCACACGGGCTGCGAAACCATCCCGTCCCACGACAGCGGCGCGACGCCGTTGGCCGCCGAGACGCCGACGACGACGGCGGCGACGGGGAGCGTGAAGACGAGTGTGAAGAGTGGGTTGTCGCGGAAGAAGATGTGCGGTCGCTTCAGTAGCTCCTTGGTCTTGAACGTCCCCTCGCGGTTCTTCACGCGGTCGAAGAGGCTGAACTCGCCGACGAAGCTCTCGACGAGACCGAGGTGGACCAGACTCTCCTTGTTCTCCTCGGCGAGTCGCTCGCTCCCGTCGGTCGGCCTGAGGTACCCGTCACCGACTTCGTCCTGTTTCACCGTCGAGACGAGCACGAGGAAGCCGACTCCTGTGAGGGGAATCAGTCCGTAGACCGTCGCGTACAGCAGCATCTCGTCGGCGTTGCCGAGCATGCTCATGATGACGAGGATGATGATCAATAAGAGTGGAAACAGCGAGAGCGTCATGTACATCTCGCCGAACAGTTCGAGGGTTTCGAGCGTCAGCTCCTGCTGCTGCTTGGCGGTGCGCATGTGCTTGTCCTTCTTGTCGTCGAGGAACTGCTGCATGTTGCCGCCGGAGTTGACGATGGAGAGCATGTCGGTGAGAAACTGCGAGAGTTCGTCGCTCGGCGTCTCCATCGCCTGCTTCTGGATGGCGGTTCGGTAGTCGGTGCCGAAGTACTCCGTCTCCTGGACGATGCTGCGGAACTCCAGGGAGACTTCGCCGTAGGTGTCCTCCGCTTTGGCCATCGCCTCCAGGATTTCGAGTTGGTTCAGCCCGCCCACCGAGAGCGCGTACATGAACGAGATGGAGTCCGAGAGCAGCATGTCTATCTCGCGTTTTCGGGCGGAAGCGGTCGAGTACGGAATCGCCAGCAGCGTCCCGAAGCCGAGGCCGAAGCCGAGAGAGCCGAACACCAGCCCCGTGATACCGACGGCGGCGGGCATCTTCATCGCCTCCAGCAGGTCGACGACCGTCGGGTTCGGGATTCGCGCGCCGAGCGAGAGCATCTCGGTGCTGACCAGACCGAACTGGAACAGCGCGTAGCCGAGAAGCGTCCCGGCGAGCCACAGCGCAAGTCCGGCGAGCACGCCGACGGCCAGCGCCTGTGAGATGTACAGTTCGACGGTCGTCGTGACGCGCGCCTGCGTGAGTTTCTCCTCCACGTCGGCGACGAAGTCGCCGTCGGGGTCGAACAGCCACGTGAAAAGCGGGTAGAACGCGTCGCCGAGCATCTCGCCCGCGTTTGCGCTTCCCGCCCCGCTCGACCCGGTGTCCAGGCTCATTCGTCGCCCTCGTCGGCCGCCGCGACGTCGCTCGACGCGCCTCCGAAGTGCCACTCGTCGTCTCCCGCAGCGCCGTCACCGTCGTCGGCGTCCGATTCCGTCGTGTCGCTCTCGCTGTCGTCGAGCCTCGTCGTCCGACTGTCGTCCGTGCGACTACCGTCCGTGCGGCTATCGGCCGCTTCCGTGGCGTCGTCTGCGCCCTCGGGTTTCGCGCCGGCGGACGTCTGCTCGTCGACGGGCGTCGGCTCACTATCGTTCGCTGTCTCGTCGCCGTCGAGCGTCTCTCCGTACACGTCGGTGAAGTCGTCGTTCACGCCGTCGGTGAGCGCCGGGACGTCGCTGCCGTCGATGTCGTCGCCGTCCGCGAGTTCCGGGTCGCTCGCCGCAGCGTCGAGTTCGGGGTCCGTGCCCGCTTCGTCCAGCGCCGGACCGTCCACCGTCGGCGACTCCTCCGACGGCGTCGCCGACGTGGCTGTCACGTCCGCGGCGGGTTCGACGCCCGAGAGCGCGTCGGCGACGCTGCCGACGGGTTCGCCAC from Haloprofundus halobius includes:
- a CDS encoding bacterio-opsin activator domain-containing protein, with the protein product MSGDELDILLIEDKPGDVRLINEYLREPIGAAVQDGASEARSAPSLRHADCLTAGLELLDSRDVDVVLLDLGLPESQGLETLETVLEHATHTPIVVLTGLKDEAVGLQAVEQGAQEYLVKDELTSALLQRSLRYAIERQSRERRLAHQREQLAALNNLNAIVRDINEALVQQSTRDEIEQSVCDRLAASESYRFAWIGALDRNSQEVTVRAKAGVEGYLDDVTITADESETANGPTGKAIRTQEVQVAQQITTNPDYEYWREHALEYGFESSAAVPIAHENLLYGVLNVYAVRPYAFEGEEYAVIRQLGEIIGHAVAALDRKEALMSDDVTEVRFRVEKMLQQIGVSEIPDSSITFDRVIPIGDDSYLAYGTVAEAELDSFPDFVEQVPHFESFKIIREGLGSAQFELHLTKPPIFSTLASQGGYIEKTTIEDGDFHLVVHLPPNAEVWRLSEAMREAYPDAEVVAQRQTTRRDRSAQQIQTAVSEELTERQRAVLETAYLAGFFNWPRDSSGKVVAESLGVSSPTFHQHVRIGLSKLLDALFSDSPKDGRAEYRP
- a CDS encoding response regulator, whose product is MSNRSDSGRPAKILLVEDNPGDVRLTEEVFREGQIDNTLHVATDGVEALDFLFKRGEHADAPCPDIVLLDLNLPRKNGDEVLEEIRNDADLSKLPVIVLTSSEAESDVAKSYELHANAYLTKPVNPMEFIETIQSFNSFWLSIVRLPSCNVR
- a CDS encoding DUF7289 family protein, yielding MQLSGPAREGRLARETGGRDRGQSELIGVVLLFGLVVAGTAAVVALGGVAIDDAKGQSEFDRAEQVMTLLDSKVATVALGDSSVKTVSLGRSNGLYRVDESSGTLRIVHRNYDGAGSTKTLYDQPLGAVVYRADGGTIAYQGGGVWSAHDDGGATMVSPPEFHYRDGTLTLPVVRTTGAADTSTSGGLSSARITGVSRGEAVYPDPSATYDENGQEYRNPVENGRVVVEVQSDYYRAWAGFFRSRTEGEVDEYDSNQTATVALVTLGTNGDFQMPAERDGVNVRGMAEHTLDEFDITLRPDDTDSANFNNLQWSLAAEEGRQQFEVHLRKGGGSGCDIDVSSTVYYSDDGGDTYHGWYADDAFTTHCEDIDGDGDDEVVLDANLVDDETMLSYESLSQSQLLHFKPDTLEGTATFDEHGVDDGTYEPGDELPLSTLLEHYFSLLAPSFELTVHDKNSNTISESASSGRVVYEGDDNYVTYLQVSESEVVVELD
- a CDS encoding DUF7289 family protein — encoded protein: MRNRRRNRTPTQSEQRRTSALESRRGRRSRAVSETVSFILVFALITGTVGVVYVSGFSGLQDARDAERFTNAERAFDVMADNLADIHHEDAPSRATELKLADAQLLLGQSHSVGVDIASRDAVDDPEKSYQPILFRTGSGSELVYENGAVIRTDPGGGAVMLREPDLVSRGTGNERELVVPMILTNPGDGRTNVGGSTTVLVRAEHAETERFPEATDTTVTLTLDTTTERAPVWARYFEAELDRDCELTGAAESTVTCSDIPVDSVYVTATYLNVEFE
- a CDS encoding DUF7266 family protein, encoding MRSRGSPRRPRPPWPPNSRSPARTDRAVSTTLSYVLALGITGILISGLLVAGGGLVEDQRDRTLENELRVVGQQLAADLETADALAASAPSGTVRLDRRLPSRVVGTSYVVDVVDGDDDGEADSIRLSTSSPDVAVTVAFVTRTAVATESVNGGDVRIDYTGSELVVESA
- a CDS encoding DUF7261 family protein, whose translation is MADVSRLRRGGRDGGVSRAQLFLVGALALAVVFVALSLILNSAIYTENLATRSTDTAGGAAALDTRADVEAGVAGLVAYENRNREAVNPSAVESGVAELETQVRNYSVRNGRAVRVSYDSLDSGTAAEQSTEGQFLDDDGSDDWTVVEDADGLRAFEQRIRIGSLASDSEDAFATEFDDGSETHEVRLLRVGDDDLRVEVDTPSGTERCALYDGADADDSVTVDLTSATVGGEPCPALEFFEESATYDVSYDDGDAVEGTYRFVARGGSIGEVPSSTEAIYAVTVELTYHSSDLDYETTIRVAPGEPDA
- a CDS encoding DUF7288 family protein, whose translation is MSPGTSRGRGTDRGRGDRGQAHTLEAVLSAMILLTSVIFALQVTAVTPLSASTSSQHIENQQQATAEGVLATTVDSGSLERTLLFWGDDDGDGDDEFRGATDEAYYTGDYPPTEFGRTLRSTFGDRGVAANVYVRHHTDAGDERTQRLFYQGEPSDNAATATQLVTLYDDAVLYDDEDDDGVAEPTETEIDGSNFYAENADGGDSGVYNVLRVEVVVWRM
- a CDS encoding DUF7287 family protein, translated to MSRRGSRRTGRRARRDRPIGRADARAQTTIDFAIGAGVFLLAVAFVVAFVPSMLSPFADGGQEDTVVADRVASQLVGGTLSAPDTPYRVDSECAAVFFGASVTGDPDCGFDPGAATVNDRVGVSDGVHLNVTLDGDRTGDGVDRLCWDDDERRVVEADADGCDAANRFEAGPTPPADSSSVVVAWRAVSMAGEAGHLEVRVW
- a CDS encoding type II secretion system F family protein — encoded protein: MSLDTGSSGAGSANAGEMLGDAFYPLFTWLFDPDGDFVADVEEKLTQARVTTTVELYISQALAVGVLAGLALWLAGTLLGYALFQFGLVSTEMLSLGARIPNPTVVDLLEAMKMPAAVGITGLVFGSLGFGLGFGTLLAIPYSTASARKREIDMLLSDSISFMYALSVGGLNQLEILEAMAKAEDTYGEVSLEFRSIVQETEYFGTDYRTAIQKQAMETPSDELSQFLTDMLSIVNSGGNMQQFLDDKKDKHMRTAKQQQELTLETLELFGEMYMTLSLFPLLLIIILVIMSMLGNADEMLLYATVYGLIPLTGVGFLVLVSTVKQDEVGDGYLRPTDGSERLAEENKESLVHLGLVESFVGEFSLFDRVKNREGTFKTKELLKRPHIFFRDNPLFTLVFTLPVAAVVVGVSAANGVAPLSWDGMVSQPVWGTFVWWYVPSYIVAVPLAVFHTWNVYSRNAVIGKLSDNLRKLSSANDTGQTLLESVKTVSDTSSGKLADEFDVMHAKVHYGMSLREALVEFNNKYHIPRLARTVKLITKAQEASSQITDVLTTAAQASENQDDIDRERKSRARMQVVIIIMTYLTLLAVMAILKTQFLDVMSGLTGGGETSAGGMSFGGGVDTNVLSVLFFHAVTLQAVLSAFISGYIRDADIVSGVKFVVVLQTIALAVWVVVG